A region from the Enterobacter roggenkampii genome encodes:
- the ycaR gene encoding protein YcaR, with amino-acid sequence MDHRLLEIIACPVCNGKLYYSQDKQELICKLDSLAFPLRDGIPVLLENEARSLVAEESKP; translated from the coding sequence ATGGATCACCGTTTACTTGAAATTATTGCCTGCCCGGTATGCAACGGCAAACTCTACTACAGCCAGGACAAACAAGAGCTCATTTGCAAGCTGGACAGCCTGGCTTTCCCGCTGCGCGACGGTATTCCTGTATTGCTGGAAAACGAAGCCCGTTCCCTGGTGGCAGAAGAGAGCAAACCATGA
- the kdsB gene encoding 3-deoxy-manno-octulosonate cytidylyltransferase, with the protein MSFVVIIPARYASTRLPGKPLVDINGKPMIVHVLERARESGADRVIVATDHPDVARAVEAAGGEVCMTRADHQSGTERLAEVVEKCGFSDDTVIVNVQGDEPMIPAVIIRQVAENLAQRQVGMATLAVPIHHAEEAFNPNAVKVVMDAEGYALYFSRATIPWDRDRFALSKETIGDTFLRHIGIYGYRAGFIRRYVAWAPSPLEHIEMLEQLRVLWYGEKIHVAVAEEVPGTGVDTPEDLERVRAELR; encoded by the coding sequence ATGAGTTTTGTTGTCATTATTCCTGCGCGTTATGCCTCAACGCGTCTGCCGGGTAAGCCGCTGGTGGATATCAACGGCAAGCCGATGATTGTGCATGTCCTTGAGCGTGCGCGTGAATCCGGTGCTGACCGCGTGATTGTTGCCACCGATCATCCGGATGTCGCTCGTGCGGTTGAGGCGGCAGGCGGTGAGGTATGCATGACCCGCGCCGATCACCAGTCCGGCACCGAGCGTCTGGCAGAAGTGGTTGAGAAATGCGGTTTCAGTGATGATACGGTTATCGTAAACGTGCAGGGTGACGAGCCGATGATCCCCGCTGTCATTATCCGTCAGGTGGCCGAAAACCTGGCGCAGCGTCAGGTCGGAATGGCCACGCTGGCGGTACCCATTCATCATGCAGAAGAAGCTTTCAACCCGAATGCGGTGAAGGTCGTCATGGATGCGGAAGGCTATGCGCTCTATTTCTCCCGTGCCACGATCCCGTGGGATCGCGATCGCTTTGCGCTTTCTAAAGAGACCATCGGTGATACCTTCCTGCGTCATATTGGGATCTACGGCTATCGCGCCGGCTTTATTCGCCGCTATGTGGCCTGGGCCCCGAGTCCGCTGGAGCATATCGAAATGCTGGAGCAGCTCCGCGTGCTCTGGTACGGCGAGAAAATTCACGTTGCCGTTGCTGAGGAAGTCCCCGGCACGGGCGTAGACACCCCTGAAGATCTTGAGCGCGTTCGCGCTGAATTGCGTTAA
- a CDS encoding YcbJ family phosphotransferase, producing MEQLRAELSHLLGEKLSRVECVSEKADTALWSLYDSEGNPMPLMARSFTSPGVARQLAWKMSMLAREGTVRMPTVYGVMTHEEHPGPDVLLIERLRGVPVEAPARTPERWEQLKDQIVEALLAWHRQDSRGLVGPVDSTQENLWPLWYRQRVEVLWGTLNQFNNTGLTMQDKRILFRTRECLPALFEGFNDNCVLIHGNFTLRSMLKDPRSDQLLAMVGPGIMLWAPREYELFRLSDSGAAEGLLWHYLQRAPVAEAFLWRRWLYLLWDEVAQLVNTGRFNRANFDLATKSLLPWLA from the coding sequence ATGGAACAGCTGCGTGCCGAACTTAGCCATCTGCTGGGTGAAAAGTTAAGCCGGGTCGAATGCGTGAGTGAAAAAGCCGATACCGCGCTCTGGTCGTTGTACGACAGTGAGGGTAACCCAATGCCGCTGATGGCACGGAGTTTCACGTCACCCGGCGTTGCCAGGCAGCTTGCATGGAAAATGTCGATGCTGGCGCGGGAGGGAACCGTGCGTATGCCAACGGTGTACGGCGTGATGACCCATGAGGAACACCCCGGCCCGGACGTACTGCTGATTGAACGTTTACGTGGTGTACCCGTTGAAGCGCCCGCGCGAACGCCGGAACGCTGGGAACAGCTAAAAGACCAGATTGTCGAGGCGCTGCTGGCGTGGCACCGTCAGGATAGCCGCGGACTTGTCGGGCCGGTCGACAGCACTCAGGAAAATCTCTGGCCGCTGTGGTATCGCCAGCGGGTTGAAGTGCTGTGGGGAACGCTTAACCAGTTCAACAATACCGGTTTAACCATGCAGGACAAACGTATTCTCTTTCGCACCCGGGAGTGTTTACCGGCGCTGTTCGAAGGTTTTAACGATAACTGCGTGCTGATCCACGGTAACTTCACCCTGCGCAGTATGCTGAAAGACCCCCGCAGCGATCAGCTTCTGGCGATGGTGGGGCCGGGGATCATGCTCTGGGCTCCGCGCGAATATGAGCTGTTCAGGCTCAGCGACAGCGGGGCGGCGGAAGGTTTACTGTGGCATTACCTTCAACGCGCCCCCGTTGCGGAAGCGTTTCTCTGGCGGCGCTGGCTCTACCTGCTCTGGGACGAAGTTGCGCAGCTGGTTAACACCGGACGCTTTAATCGCGCAAACTTCGATCTGGCGACTAAATCACTCTTGCCCTGGCTCGCCTGA
- the elyC gene encoding envelope biogenesis factor ElyC, translating into MLFTLKKYIGGMMLPLPLLLIIIALGLALVWFSRFQKSGKTLITFGWLVLLLLSLQPVADGLLRPIENRYPTWQGNQKAAYIVVLGGGYTWDPDWAPSSNLINNSLPRLNEGIRLWLANPGSKMIFTGAAAKTNPVSTAEAGARVAESLGVPRSSIITLDSPKDTEEEAAAVKQAIGDAPFLLVTSASHLPRAMIFFEKQGLHPLPAPANQMAIDAPLNPWERAIPSPAWLMHSDRVGYETLGRLWQWLKGSSGEPGQE; encoded by the coding sequence ATGCTTTTTACCCTTAAGAAATACATTGGAGGGATGATGCTTCCCCTTCCGCTGCTGCTCATCATCATCGCGCTGGGGCTGGCGCTGGTGTGGTTCAGTCGCTTTCAGAAGAGTGGCAAAACGCTGATCACGTTCGGCTGGTTGGTCCTGCTGCTGCTGAGCCTGCAGCCGGTGGCTGATGGTCTGTTACGCCCCATCGAAAACAGGTACCCGACATGGCAGGGAAATCAGAAAGCGGCGTACATCGTGGTGCTGGGCGGCGGATATACCTGGGATCCTGACTGGGCCCCTAGCTCAAACCTGATCAACAACAGCCTGCCACGGCTAAACGAAGGCATTCGCCTCTGGCTGGCGAATCCGGGATCAAAAATGATCTTTACCGGCGCGGCGGCCAAAACGAACCCGGTGAGTACGGCGGAAGCGGGCGCCCGGGTCGCGGAATCACTCGGCGTACCGCGCTCCTCCATTATCACTCTGGACAGCCCGAAAGATACCGAGGAAGAGGCCGCCGCAGTCAAGCAGGCGATTGGCGATGCCCCGTTCTTACTGGTGACCTCCGCCTCGCACCTGCCACGCGCGATGATTTTCTTTGAAAAACAGGGCCTGCACCCGCTTCCCGCACCGGCGAACCAGATGGCCATCGACGCGCCGCTTAATCCGTGGGAGCGGGCGATACCGTCCCCGGCGTGGCTAATGCATAGCGATCGCGTCGGTTATGAGACGCTCGGACGCCTCTGGCAGTGGCTGAAAGGTTCCTCAGGCGAGCCAGGGCAAGAGTGA
- the cmoM gene encoding tRNA uridine 5-oxyacetic acid(34) methyltransferase CmoM has product MRDRNFDDIAEKFSRNIYGTTKGQLRQTILWQDLDTILATFGGQTLRVLDAGGGEGQTAIKMAERGHHVTLCDLSAEMIARATRAAEEKGVSDNMHFIQCAAQDIAQHLETQVDLILFHAVLEWVADPLSVLQTLWSMLRPGGTLSLMFYNANGFLMHNMVAGNFDYVQVGMPKKKKRTLSPDYPRDPQQVYGWLEAIGWQIVGKTGVRVFHDYLREKHKQRDCFDTLTELETRYCRQEPFVSLGRYIHVTAHKPQMQG; this is encoded by the coding sequence ATGCGGGATCGCAATTTTGATGACATCGCGGAAAAGTTTTCGCGCAACATTTATGGCACCACGAAAGGGCAGCTCCGTCAGACGATCCTCTGGCAGGATCTGGACACCATTCTGGCTACCTTTGGTGGTCAAACGTTGCGCGTGCTGGACGCCGGTGGCGGTGAAGGGCAGACGGCCATAAAAATGGCGGAACGCGGTCATCACGTCACGCTTTGCGATCTTTCTGCTGAAATGATCGCACGCGCGACGCGTGCGGCAGAAGAGAAAGGTGTGAGCGACAACATGCATTTTATACAATGCGCCGCTCAGGACATCGCACAGCATTTGGAAACCCAGGTTGATCTGATATTGTTTCATGCGGTGCTGGAGTGGGTTGCCGATCCGCTAAGCGTGTTACAAACCCTGTGGTCGATGTTGCGCCCGGGCGGCACGCTGTCGCTGATGTTCTACAATGCTAACGGCTTCCTGATGCACAACATGGTTGCGGGAAACTTCGACTATGTTCAGGTCGGGATGCCCAAAAAGAAAAAACGCACGCTTTCCCCGGACTATCCGCGCGATCCACAGCAGGTCTATGGCTGGCTGGAAGCGATTGGCTGGCAGATTGTCGGGAAGACGGGCGTCAGGGTGTTTCATGATTATCTGCGTGAAAAACACAAACAGCGTGACTGTTTTGACACCTTAACAGAATTGGAAACGCGGTATTGCCGCCAGGAGCCTTTTGTCAGCCTTGGCCGCTATATTCACGTCACCGCGCACAAGCCGCAGATGCAAGGATAA
- the mukF gene encoding chromosome partition protein MukF, which yields MSEFSQTVPELVAWARKNDFSISLPVDRLSFLLAVATLNGERLDGEMSEGELVDAFRHVSDAFEQTSETISVRANNAINDMVRQRLLNRFTSEQAEGNAIYRLTPLGIGITDYYIRQREFSTLRLSMQLSIVAGELKRAADAADEDGDEFHWHRNVYAPLKYSVAEIFDSIDLTQRLMDEQQQQVKDDIAQLLNKDWRAAISSCELLLSETSGTLRELQDTLEAAGDKLQANLLRIQDATLAHDDLHFIDRLVFDLQSKLDRIISWGQQSIDLWIGYDRHVHKFIRTAIDMDKNRVFAQRLRQSVQTYFDAPWALTYANADRLLDMRDEEMALRDEEVTGELPPDLEYEEFNEIREQLAAMIEEQLAVYKTRQAPLDLGLVVRDYLAQYPRARHFDVARIVVDQAVRLGIAQADFTGLPPKWQPINDYGAKVQAHVIDKY from the coding sequence ATGAGTGAATTTTCCCAGACAGTCCCCGAACTGGTTGCCTGGGCCAGGAAAAACGATTTCTCCATCTCGCTGCCGGTAGACAGACTCTCTTTCCTGCTGGCGGTCGCCACGCTGAACGGCGAGCGGCTGGATGGGGAAATGAGCGAGGGTGAACTGGTGGATGCGTTCCGCCACGTCAGTGATGCGTTTGAGCAAACCAGCGAAACCATTAGCGTGCGTGCCAACAACGCAATTAACGATATGGTGCGTCAACGTCTGCTGAACCGCTTTACCAGCGAGCAGGCGGAAGGAAACGCCATCTATCGCCTGACGCCACTGGGCATCGGCATCACCGATTACTACATTCGCCAGCGCGAATTTTCCACGCTGCGTCTGTCCATGCAGCTGTCGATCGTGGCCGGTGAGCTTAAGCGCGCCGCCGATGCGGCAGATGAAGACGGTGACGAATTCCACTGGCACCGAAACGTCTATGCACCGCTGAAATATTCGGTGGCGGAAATCTTCGACAGTATCGATCTGACCCAGCGCCTGATGGACGAACAGCAGCAGCAGGTGAAAGACGATATCGCACAGCTGCTGAATAAAGACTGGCGTGCAGCCATCTCCAGCTGTGAACTTCTGCTGTCAGAAACCTCCGGTACGCTGCGTGAGCTGCAGGATACGCTGGAAGCCGCAGGGGATAAGCTGCAGGCGAACCTGCTGCGCATCCAGGACGCGACGCTGGCACACGACGATCTGCACTTTATCGACCGTCTGGTGTTCGACCTGCAGAGTAAACTGGACCGCATCATCAGCTGGGGCCAGCAGTCGATCGACCTGTGGATCGGCTACGACCGACACGTGCATAAATTTATCCGTACCGCGATCGATATGGATAAAAACCGCGTCTTTGCCCAGCGTCTGCGCCAGTCGGTGCAGACCTATTTCGATGCGCCGTGGGCGCTGACCTACGCCAATGCCGATCGTCTGCTGGATATGCGCGACGAAGAGATGGCATTGCGTGATGAAGAGGTAACCGGTGAACTGCCGCCGGATCTGGAATACGAAGAATTTAACGAAATTCGCGAACAGCTTGCGGCGATGATCGAAGAACAGCTCGCGGTCTACAAAACCAGACAAGCTCCGCTGGATCTGGGGCTCGTGGTGCGCGACTATCTGGCGCAATATCCGCGCGCGCGCCACTTCGACGTAGCCCGCATTGTGGTAGACCAGGCGGTTCGCCTGGGTATCGCGCAAGCCGATTTCACCGGACTGCCGCCGAAGTGGCAGCCAATTAACGATTACGGAGCCAAGGTACAGGCGCATGTCATTGACAAATATTGA
- the mukE gene encoding chromosome partition protein MukE, giving the protein MSLTNIEQVMPVKLAQALANPLFPALDSQLRAGRHIGLDELDNHAFLMDFQEYLEEFYARYNVELIRAPEGFFYLRPRSTTLIPRSVLSELDMMVGKILCYLYLSPERLANEGIFTQQELYDELLTLADESKLLKLVNNRSTGSDLDRQKLQEKVRSSLNRLRRLGMVWFMGHDSSKFRITESVFRFGADVRAGDDAREAQLRMIRDGEAMPVENHLQLNDEHEENLPDSGEEE; this is encoded by the coding sequence ATGTCATTGACAAATATTGAACAAGTGATGCCGGTTAAGCTGGCACAGGCGCTGGCGAATCCGTTATTTCCGGCGCTGGACAGCCAGCTGCGTGCCGGTCGTCACATTGGCTTAGACGAGCTGGATAATCACGCCTTTTTGATGGACTTCCAGGAGTACCTGGAAGAGTTTTACGCCCGCTACAACGTGGAGCTTATCCGCGCGCCGGAAGGGTTTTTCTACCTGCGCCCGCGCTCCACGACGCTGATTCCGCGTTCCGTGCTCTCCGAGCTGGACATGATGGTCGGCAAAATTCTCTGCTACCTCTACCTCAGCCCGGAACGTCTGGCGAATGAAGGGATCTTCACCCAGCAGGAACTTTACGACGAGCTGTTGACGCTGGCAGATGAGAGCAAGCTGCTCAAGCTGGTGAACAACCGCTCCACGGGGTCGGATCTCGATCGTCAGAAATTACAGGAAAAAGTCCGCTCTTCCCTGAACCGTCTGCGTCGTCTGGGGATGGTCTGGTTTATGGGGCACGACAGCAGCAAATTCCGCATTACGGAATCTGTCTTCCGCTTCGGCGCCGACGTGCGTGCGGGCGATGACGCGCGTGAAGCGCAGCTTCGCATGATCCGCGACGGTGAAGCGATGCCGGTGGAAAACCATTTGCAGCTCAATGATGAGCATGAAGAGAATCTGCCGGATAGCGGGGAGGAAGAGTAA